Proteins encoded by one window of Sphingosinicella sp. BN140058:
- a CDS encoding type II toxin-antitoxin system VapC family toxin: MSDLVLDASALLAMLQDERGGARVADAIAAARMSVVNHAEVVSHFIRLGMPPREVDAMLDPLPIFLVPADKGLSQMAGRLRAKTAEAGLSLGDRFCLALALRDGLPAWTADKAWRTIAEATGVEVMLIR, translated from the coding sequence ATGAGCGACTTGGTACTCGACGCTTCTGCGCTCCTGGCTATGCTGCAGGATGAGCGCGGCGGCGCCAGGGTGGCCGATGCGATTGCTGCCGCACGCATGAGTGTGGTCAACCATGCGGAGGTTGTCAGCCACTTCATTCGCCTTGGAATGCCCCCCCGGGAGGTGGACGCCATGCTCGACCCACTGCCGATATTCCTGGTGCCTGCTGACAAAGGCCTGTCGCAGATGGCAGGACGGCTAAGGGCGAAAACGGCGGAAGCGGGCCTGTCACTCGGGGATCGGTTTTGTTTGGCGCTCGCACTTCGTGATGGACTCCCGGCCTGGACTGCAGACAAAGCGTGGCGAACGATCGCCGAGGCGACCGGGGTGGAGGTTATGCTGATCCGGTAA
- a CDS encoding TonB-dependent receptor domain-containing protein, producing MRNQQSRRAPFGFGTSAAAIAIALLATSPAHAQTAGTIRGEHGQPGEIVTVTDTVTGRSVTATVGPDGTFVIVGLRPSTYRIDGSGLAENVTVPVGQIVTVDAAPAPAETGEAIVIRGRRDRTEVRTATVSTNVSTAQIENLPQNDRNFLNFAGLAPGVSVSPSGGDKRVQAGAVSGDQVNVFIDGLSLKNPVNHGGVAGQNFSQGNPFPQLAVQEFKVDTQNFKAEYEQAGSAIITAVTKTGGTEFHGDIFGQFQPKSFIGRPFFDRPGEANNPDGTKEKPDYKRWQFGGDIGGPIIKEKLHFFLAYEGTRQNSPSTSVALGRGVPAGVANEVNGSFPVTFDQDLYFGKLSLFATPDDTIDASVFVRKEQNLRDFGGIAAPSHGHDITSNGTLYQFEWDHRGDNWLNEFTIAYNTFTNGTPRVSDGPEIVLTCSAPNPDLPADAGRLCGTVNDQNARSAELGANAFAQNDRQKTWTFKNNVTLDRGNHILKGGIRFTLSDYERTEDFRSNATYYFRAEDFTSFEASTPYAAQVTILPVQPARANNLQFGIFVQDDWSPDEHWTINAGIRWDYESNAKNEDFVTPDYIVTALRNYPNWTAAGIDPDDYISNGRNRKPYWKAFQPRLGVSYDVKGDRDLILFAGAGRYFDRPLFLTAGIETIKALYQSISTLTAATDGALPKDVDALRARAVQQGLRGDVWLLNNDTKLPFSDQFNIGVRKRFGEWNTSLTLSHIRSHNIFQYVRGNRNPDGSYPTTSATGEPIIRDDFPAEGDLPGFNGKLNIGANDGKAHYWGVYAQVDKPYTRESGWGVTAAFTWQRPRTNVGTELYADEFFAGPSQAQFGWNYSQGVEKYRFVGTGIVGLPFDLRLSGTLTLTSGPSFGSVIFYPDGGVFNGSGVYYPDKTFGYKTLDLRLAKTFKTPWGHEITADVQVYNAFDWVNRNYTTWGSGNGIDPPLKNDNDGTVGNARSFQAGLKYSF from the coding sequence ATGCGGAACCAACAGTCTCGCCGTGCTCCGTTCGGCTTCGGCACGTCCGCGGCCGCGATCGCGATCGCCCTGCTCGCGACATCGCCGGCCCATGCGCAGACCGCGGGCACGATCCGGGGCGAGCATGGTCAGCCGGGGGAAATCGTAACCGTCACGGACACTGTTACCGGACGCAGCGTCACCGCCACCGTCGGTCCCGACGGAACCTTCGTCATCGTCGGCCTTCGCCCGAGCACCTACCGGATCGACGGCAGCGGCCTTGCCGAGAACGTGACCGTGCCGGTCGGCCAGATCGTCACCGTCGATGCGGCCCCGGCTCCGGCCGAGACGGGCGAGGCAATCGTCATTCGGGGGCGCCGCGACCGAACCGAGGTGCGTACCGCCACCGTCTCCACCAATGTCTCGACCGCGCAGATCGAGAACCTGCCCCAGAATGATCGCAACTTCCTGAACTTCGCAGGGCTTGCGCCCGGCGTGTCGGTATCCCCCTCCGGTGGCGACAAGCGCGTCCAGGCGGGCGCGGTCAGCGGCGACCAGGTCAATGTCTTCATCGACGGGCTCAGCCTCAAGAACCCGGTCAATCATGGCGGCGTCGCCGGCCAGAATTTCTCCCAGGGCAACCCCTTCCCGCAATTGGCGGTGCAGGAGTTCAAGGTCGACACCCAGAACTTCAAGGCCGAATATGAGCAGGCCGGGTCGGCGATCATCACCGCCGTCACCAAGACAGGCGGGACCGAGTTTCACGGCGACATCTTCGGCCAGTTCCAGCCCAAGTCCTTCATCGGCAGGCCGTTTTTCGACCGGCCCGGCGAGGCCAACAATCCGGACGGGACCAAGGAGAAGCCCGACTACAAGAGATGGCAGTTCGGCGGCGACATCGGCGGGCCGATCATCAAGGAAAAGCTGCACTTCTTCCTGGCTTATGAGGGCACAAGGCAGAACAGCCCGTCGACCAGCGTCGCGCTCGGCCGCGGCGTTCCTGCGGGTGTCGCAAACGAGGTCAATGGCAGCTTCCCGGTCACGTTCGACCAGGATCTCTATTTCGGCAAGCTGAGCCTGTTCGCGACGCCGGACGACACGATCGATGCCAGCGTGTTCGTTCGCAAGGAACAGAATTTGCGCGATTTCGGCGGCATCGCAGCGCCGAGCCACGGCCACGACATCACCAGCAACGGCACGCTCTACCAGTTCGAATGGGACCATAGAGGCGACAATTGGCTGAACGAGTTCACCATCGCCTACAACACTTTCACCAACGGTACGCCGCGCGTGAGCGACGGACCCGAGATCGTGCTCACCTGCTCGGCGCCCAATCCGGATCTGCCCGCGGATGCGGGGCGCCTCTGCGGGACCGTCAATGACCAGAATGCCCGCAGCGCCGAGCTCGGCGCCAACGCGTTCGCGCAGAACGACCGGCAGAAGACATGGACGTTCAAGAACAATGTGACCTTGGATCGCGGCAATCACATCCTCAAGGGCGGCATCCGCTTCACGCTCAGTGACTATGAGCGGACAGAGGATTTCCGAAGCAACGCGACCTACTATTTCAGGGCGGAAGACTTCACATCCTTCGAGGCCTCGACGCCTTATGCGGCGCAGGTCACCATTCTTCCGGTGCAGCCTGCCAGGGCCAACAATCTGCAGTTCGGGATCTTCGTCCAGGACGACTGGTCGCCCGACGAGCACTGGACCATCAATGCCGGCATCCGGTGGGATTATGAAAGTAATGCCAAGAACGAGGATTTCGTCACGCCCGACTATATCGTGACGGCGCTCCGCAATTATCCCAACTGGACGGCCGCCGGCATCGACCCGGACGACTACATCTCGAACGGACGCAACCGCAAACCCTATTGGAAGGCTTTCCAGCCTCGCCTCGGTGTCTCCTATGACGTCAAGGGCGATCGGGACCTGATCCTTTTCGCTGGCGCCGGCCGGTATTTCGACCGTCCGCTATTTCTCACCGCCGGCATCGAGACGATCAAGGCGCTCTACCAGTCGATATCCACGCTTACCGCCGCGACGGACGGTGCCCTGCCCAAGGATGTCGATGCGCTGCGCGCACGTGCCGTTCAGCAGGGTCTGCGAGGCGATGTCTGGTTGCTCAACAACGACACGAAATTGCCATTCTCGGACCAGTTCAACATCGGCGTGCGCAAGCGGTTCGGCGAGTGGAACACGTCGCTGACGCTGAGCCACATCCGCAGCCACAACATCTTCCAATATGTTCGCGGGAACCGAAACCCGGACGGCAGCTATCCGACCACCTCCGCCACCGGCGAGCCGATCATCCGGGACGACTTCCCCGCCGAAGGGGACCTTCCCGGGTTTAACGGCAAGCTCAACATCGGGGCCAATGACGGAAAGGCCCATTATTGGGGAGTCTACGCCCAGGTCGACAAGCCCTATACGCGCGAGTCCGGCTGGGGCGTCACGGCAGCCTTCACCTGGCAGCGGCCCCGGACCAATGTCGGGACGGAGCTTTATGCCGACGAATTCTTCGCGGGTCCGAGCCAGGCTCAGTTCGGCTGGAACTATTCGCAGGGCGTCGAGAAATACCGGTTCGTCGGCACCGGCATTGTCGGCCTGCCGTTCGACCTGCGCCTCTCGGGAACGCTGACGCTCACCTCCGGACCCTCGTTCGGAAGCGTCATCTTCTATCCGGACGGCGGCGTCTTCAACGGATCCGGTGTCTATTATCCCGACAAGACGTTCGGCTACAAAACGCTGGATCTGCGCCTGGCCAAGACGTTCAAGACGCCCTGGGGTCACGAGATCACCGCCGATGTGCAGGTCTACAACGCGTTCGACTGGGTCAACCGCAACTACACCACCTGGGGCTCGGGCAACGGCATCGATCCGCCGCTCAAGAACGACAATGACGGCACGGTCGGCAATGCCCGGAGCTTCCAGGCCGGGCTCAAGTACAGCTTCTGA
- a CDS encoding sugar transferase translates to MMDIVGALILIPLTIPLMAVLYVVVLAAMGRPVMFMQERSGRGGVPFEMMKFRSMRDMRDSSGMPLPDQVRVTPFGRLLRRSRLDELPELWNILAGEMSFIGPRPLLPETIASMGVEGRIRGTVRPGLSGWAQISGNSSLTNDDKLALDLWYIRNRSLRLDVFILVKTLELVVFGERICEGRLSRALSERGLRDRPGHGADAAAKDV, encoded by the coding sequence ATGATGGACATCGTCGGAGCGCTGATCCTCATCCCGCTGACCATCCCGCTCATGGCCGTCCTCTACGTCGTCGTTCTGGCCGCGATGGGCCGGCCTGTGATGTTCATGCAGGAGCGATCCGGCCGCGGTGGCGTGCCCTTCGAGATGATGAAGTTCAGAAGCATGCGGGACATGCGCGACAGCTCCGGCATGCCCCTCCCGGATCAGGTCCGGGTGACGCCCTTCGGACGGCTGCTCCGCCGCAGCCGCCTCGACGAGCTCCCGGAACTCTGGAACATCCTTGCCGGTGAGATGAGTTTCATCGGCCCGCGGCCGCTCCTGCCCGAGACCATCGCGTCGATGGGCGTGGAGGGACGGATCCGGGGAACCGTCAGGCCGGGCCTGAGCGGATGGGCGCAGATCAGCGGAAATTCGAGCCTCACGAATGACGACAAACTCGCCCTCGATCTCTGGTACATTCGCAATCGATCATTGCGTCTGGACGTCTTCATTCTCGTAAAGACACTCGAGCTGGTCGTCTTTGGCGAGCGGATCTGCGAAGGCCGGCTGTCGCGGGCGCTCTCCGAACGTGGGCTCCGGGACAGGCCCGGCCATGGTGCCGACGCGGCAGCGAAGGACGTCTGA
- a CDS encoding family 43 glycosylhydrolase, with product MQRLAILSLITIAVGADAEAAETARHTYANPIDIDYRYNFEQRNEDVSYRTGADPAIVRHKDAYYMFQTLADGYWRSTDLIDWTFVKPNRWPFDSIVAPAAWSDGERIVIQPSMMEPEAILETRAPETGQLDFLVRRMPPLPGAVQKEPGEMKPGEIPPGPWDPALFKDDDGQWYMYWGSSNIFPLYGSRIAFEDGKLVYQSHPRPMLSMDPGRHGWERFGKDHCACWAPGRPSPSYMEGAWMTKVRGRYYLQYGAPGSEFNAYANGTYVSDSPLGPFTYAPYNPVAYRPGGFAEGVGHGSTFEDRHGNWWNSGTSWIGNNWGMERRIALYPATFYPDGQMAVSTRFGDFPHRAAISKVDDAESLFTGWMLLSYRKPAVASSTMGAFSAVNATDEDPRTFWVAANKEPGQTLTIDLGEVKTIRAIQVNFADYKAGRYGDAPDIYTEFRLEQSVDGTNWQKLADTGTQRRDRPNAYLELPGSVATRFVRYVHGHVGGANLAISDLRVFGNARGTPPARPAGVAADRSKDARDATIRWRPVKNALGYNIRWGIRPDRLTLTYQLFADELVGAPLEKEIRALNVGERYFVAVEAFNETGVSRLSRVTEMR from the coding sequence GTGCAGCGTCTCGCTATCCTGTCCCTCATCACCATCGCGGTCGGCGCCGATGCCGAGGCGGCCGAGACCGCCAGACATACTTATGCCAATCCGATCGACATCGATTATCGCTACAATTTCGAGCAGAGGAACGAGGACGTGTCCTACCGCACCGGCGCCGATCCGGCGATCGTGCGGCACAAGGATGCCTATTACATGTTCCAGACCCTCGCCGATGGCTATTGGCGCTCAACCGACCTCATCGACTGGACCTTCGTAAAGCCCAACCGCTGGCCGTTCGACAGCATCGTCGCGCCCGCCGCCTGGTCGGACGGCGAACGGATCGTCATCCAGCCGTCGATGATGGAGCCTGAAGCAATTCTCGAAACCAGGGCGCCCGAGACCGGGCAGCTGGACTTTCTGGTTCGACGCATGCCGCCATTGCCCGGGGCGGTGCAAAAGGAGCCCGGTGAGATGAAGCCGGGCGAGATACCGCCGGGTCCCTGGGACCCTGCATTGTTCAAGGACGATGACGGCCAATGGTATATGTATTGGGGCTCGTCCAACATCTTCCCGCTCTATGGCAGCAGGATCGCATTCGAGGACGGCAAGCTCGTCTACCAGAGCCATCCCAGGCCGATGCTGTCGATGGATCCAGGCCGCCACGGATGGGAGCGCTTCGGCAAGGATCATTGCGCCTGCTGGGCCCCGGGACGCCCGAGCCCCTCCTACATGGAAGGCGCTTGGATGACGAAGGTCCGCGGCCGTTATTATCTTCAATACGGCGCACCGGGATCCGAGTTCAATGCGTACGCCAACGGCACCTACGTGTCGGACAGTCCGCTCGGACCGTTCACCTATGCGCCCTATAATCCGGTCGCCTACCGTCCCGGCGGCTTCGCCGAAGGGGTCGGCCACGGCTCGACCTTCGAGGACAGGCACGGCAATTGGTGGAATTCAGGGACGAGCTGGATCGGCAATAATTGGGGCATGGAACGCCGCATCGCCCTCTATCCGGCGACATTCTATCCGGACGGGCAAATGGCGGTGTCGACCCGCTTCGGCGACTTCCCGCATCGTGCCGCAATTTCGAAGGTGGACGATGCCGAAAGCCTGTTCACCGGCTGGATGCTCCTGTCCTACCGCAAGCCGGCGGTCGCTTCGTCGACCATGGGCGCCTTCTCGGCCGTCAACGCGACCGACGAGGATCCCCGGACCTTCTGGGTCGCTGCGAACAAGGAGCCCGGACAGACACTGACGATCGATCTGGGCGAGGTGAAGACCATACGCGCGATCCAGGTCAATTTCGCGGACTATAAAGCAGGCCGCTACGGCGACGCGCCGGACATCTACACGGAGTTCCGGCTCGAGCAGTCGGTAGACGGCACCAATTGGCAGAAGCTCGCCGATACCGGCACGCAGCGCCGGGACCGGCCCAACGCCTATCTGGAGCTGCCAGGCTCCGTCGCGACGCGCTTCGTGCGCTACGTCCATGGCCATGTCGGAGGCGCCAATCTCGCGATCAGCGACCTGCGCGTGTTCGGCAACGCCAGAGGAACGCCTCCCGCCCGTCCGGCAGGCGTGGCAGCCGACCGGAGCAAGGATGCCCGGGATGCAACGATCCGGTGGCGCCCGGTCAAGAATGCACTCGGCTACAATATCAGATGGGGGATCAGGCCCGACCGCCTGACCCTCACCTATCAACTGTTCGCCGATGAGCTGGTCGGCGCGCCCCTCGAGAAAGAGATCCGCGCGCTCAATGTCGGAGAGAGATATTTCGTTGCAGTCGAGGCCTTCAACGAGACTGGGGTCTCCAGACTGAGCAGGGTCACGGAGATGCGCTGA
- a CDS encoding carbamoyltransferase C-terminal domain-containing protein, with protein sequence MPANFIGIFEGGYDPAAALVADGRLLAFAEEERFLRNKHATGWYPSRSLRFCLDQAGIGAGDVQALALNWDVPSYTNGVMKSFFDGMRAEHPVDAATIGWQESLLRHYGEDAVVARHAAAWKRTLGADRLPPIYPVPHHYTHALHAFMQSPYEDALCLTVDGSGDQYCTVLWHCQGDSVVPIYEIAMPHSLGWFYAAATEFLGFEAYDGEYKVMGLAAYGKPNRQIQDAVGKILFAAEDGIGYRLDPRMIHYGPHSWSKRFTDLLPALLGHAPRAEVEPLERWHFDFAYAVQDALEQAALRLVRWGQERTGTKNLCIGGGVGLNVKMNTRLFEVKGISHIFPHPLCSDSGAAAGAAFVACWHQTGVKPEKLASLAVGNAEDEQEIEQTLRRCGIAYSRSNDIAVSVARELSEGRIVGWFQGRMEAGPRALGQRSILADPRSESARDRVNAVIKYREPWRPFCPSMKAEAADRYLVNWDDAPFMVIAFDAKPELKRDAPAIVHVDDTVRVQLVHQETHPLYHRLIDEFEKLTGVPVLLNTSFNVKGEPIVCTPTDAIRTFFGTGMDTLAVGDFLVRKPAVPVAA encoded by the coding sequence ATGCCGGCCAATTTCATCGGGATCTTCGAAGGCGGCTACGATCCGGCTGCTGCGCTCGTGGCGGATGGAAGGCTGCTCGCCTTCGCGGAGGAAGAGCGTTTCCTGCGCAACAAACATGCGACGGGCTGGTATCCGTCACGCTCGCTCCGCTTCTGCCTCGATCAGGCGGGGATCGGGGCGGGGGACGTCCAGGCCCTGGCGCTTAACTGGGACGTGCCCTCCTACACCAACGGAGTGATGAAGAGCTTTTTCGACGGCATGCGCGCCGAGCATCCCGTCGATGCCGCCACGATCGGATGGCAGGAGTCCCTGCTCCGGCATTATGGCGAAGATGCCGTCGTCGCCCGGCATGCAGCGGCCTGGAAGCGTACGCTGGGCGCCGACCGATTGCCGCCAATCTATCCGGTACCGCACCACTATACCCACGCGCTCCATGCCTTCATGCAATCCCCCTACGAGGATGCCCTCTGCCTCACGGTGGATGGCTCCGGCGATCAATATTGCACCGTCCTCTGGCATTGCCAGGGCGATTCCGTGGTCCCGATCTACGAGATCGCAATGCCGCACTCGCTCGGCTGGTTCTATGCCGCCGCGACCGAATTTCTGGGGTTCGAGGCCTATGACGGCGAGTATAAGGTCATGGGACTCGCCGCTTATGGAAAGCCGAACCGCCAGATCCAGGATGCTGTCGGCAAGATCCTGTTCGCGGCGGAGGACGGGATCGGCTACCGCCTGGATCCGCGCATGATCCATTATGGACCGCACAGCTGGTCGAAGCGGTTCACCGATCTGCTGCCGGCTCTGCTCGGTCACGCGCCCCGCGCCGAGGTGGAGCCGCTCGAGAGATGGCATTTCGACTTCGCCTATGCGGTCCAGGACGCGCTCGAGCAGGCTGCGCTTCGACTGGTCCGCTGGGGACAGGAGCGTACCGGGACCAAGAACCTCTGCATCGGAGGCGGCGTCGGCCTGAACGTGAAGATGAATACCCGCTTGTTCGAAGTGAAGGGCATCTCGCACATCTTCCCGCATCCCCTGTGCAGCGACAGCGGCGCGGCCGCCGGTGCTGCCTTCGTCGCCTGCTGGCATCAGACCGGCGTGAAGCCCGAGAAGCTCGCATCTCTGGCCGTCGGAAATGCCGAAGACGAGCAGGAGATCGAGCAGACGCTGCGGCGCTGCGGTATCGCCTATTCCCGGTCGAACGACATCGCCGTCTCGGTGGCGCGGGAACTCAGCGAAGGCCGCATCGTGGGCTGGTTCCAGGGCCGCATGGAGGCCGGGCCTAGGGCGCTCGGCCAGCGGAGCATTCTGGCCGATCCGCGCAGCGAAAGCGCCAGGGACCGGGTCAATGCGGTCATCAAGTATCGCGAGCCATGGCGGCCATTCTGCCCGTCCATGAAGGCGGAGGCGGCCGATCGCTATCTGGTGAACTGGGACGATGCTCCTTTCATGGTCATCGCCTTCGATGCGAAACCCGAGCTGAAGCGGGATGCGCCGGCGATTGTGCATGTCGACGATACGGTGCGTGTGCAGCTGGTTCATCAGGAGACGCACCCGCTCTACCACCGGCTGATCGACGAGTTCGAGAAATTGACGGGTGTACCCGTCCTGCTCAACACCTCCTTCAACGTGAAGGGCGAGCCGATCGTCTGCACGCCCACGGACGCGATCCGGACGTTCTTCGGAACCGGCATGGACACTCTGGCCGTCGGTGACTTCCTCGTCCGCAAGCCTGCCGTGCCAGTGGCCGCGTGA
- a CDS encoding AbrB/MazE/SpoVT family DNA-binding domain-containing protein, whose amino-acid sequence MSVQVTITPNGRMSLPADIRKRLGLADGGQVLIEETEDGVVLRTPAQAVARAQAMAKRYTAGKPDASVDAFIANRRMESGE is encoded by the coding sequence ATGTCGGTTCAGGTAACCATCACGCCGAATGGACGCATGAGCCTCCCGGCGGACATTCGGAAGCGCCTCGGGCTTGCGGATGGGGGCCAGGTCCTCATCGAGGAGACTGAAGACGGAGTGGTGTTGAGGACCCCAGCCCAGGCTGTCGCAAGAGCTCAGGCGATGGCGAAGCGGTACACGGCAGGTAAACCGGACGCGTCGGTCGACGCTTTCATTGCAAACCGCCGTATGGAAAGTGGGGAATGA
- a CDS encoding alginate export family protein: MGRFQLKRLDLRHATAAAVVPVCLLATTAAAEDGALEIEGSVRARLEAIDGQFRAGAANGGALFLRTQLRAEYDAGPIRIGGEIQDARVYFERQPSSIGTTEVDTFEPIQAYVVGELGAKTELQVGRMTMDLGSRRLVSRQNFRNSTNAFTGVRFDWRPAKGDALTLFWTMPHDRLPNDSDGIRDNEFALNRERVDQQLFGAHSVKSKLFKTASLETYLYRLTERDGANFSTRNRHLWTGGFRILKPARAKAFDFELEAIGQRGTTRASTSAADRADLNVKAYFVHVAVGHTFAAAWSPRLVVSYDRASGDGGGRGYGRFDTLFGARVFEYGPSSLYGPIGRANLNSPELRLEVKPNKRWDGYVAGRPLWLESATDTFASTGLRDARGTSGRYAGTQFDARARYWLTPDRVRIAAGAAVLAKGRFLEDAPGSPSNGNTHFGYVEVTYGF; the protein is encoded by the coding sequence ATGGGACGTTTTCAGCTGAAGCGGCTCGACTTGAGGCACGCCACTGCTGCGGCGGTGGTACCCGTCTGCCTTCTGGCGACCACCGCCGCGGCTGAAGATGGAGCGCTGGAGATCGAGGGGAGCGTACGCGCACGCCTCGAGGCGATCGACGGGCAGTTCCGCGCCGGGGCAGCGAATGGCGGAGCGCTGTTCCTGCGCACCCAGCTGCGCGCCGAGTATGACGCCGGGCCGATCAGGATCGGCGGCGAGATCCAGGACGCCCGAGTCTATTTCGAGCGCCAGCCATCCTCTATCGGCACGACGGAAGTCGATACCTTCGAGCCGATCCAGGCCTATGTCGTCGGCGAGCTCGGTGCGAAGACGGAACTCCAGGTCGGTCGCATGACCATGGACCTGGGATCTCGCCGCCTTGTTTCACGGCAGAACTTCCGGAATTCAACCAACGCTTTCACCGGCGTGCGTTTCGACTGGAGGCCGGCCAAAGGCGACGCTCTCACCCTCTTCTGGACGATGCCGCACGATCGCCTGCCGAACGACAGCGACGGCATTCGCGACAACGAATTTGCCCTCAACCGGGAGCGGGTCGATCAGCAGCTGTTCGGTGCCCATTCCGTCAAATCGAAGCTGTTCAAGACCGCGAGCCTCGAAACCTATCTGTACCGGCTGACGGAGCGCGACGGCGCGAACTTCTCCACCCGCAACCGGCATTTGTGGACGGGCGGGTTCCGGATCCTCAAGCCCGCTAGAGCAAAGGCGTTCGACTTCGAACTGGAGGCCATCGGGCAGCGCGGCACGACCCGTGCTTCGACGTCCGCAGCCGACCGGGCCGATTTGAACGTGAAAGCCTATTTCGTCCATGTCGCCGTCGGCCACACCTTCGCTGCGGCATGGTCGCCTCGACTGGTTGTCAGTTACGACCGGGCGAGCGGAGATGGAGGGGGTCGGGGCTATGGGCGCTTCGACACGCTCTTCGGTGCGCGTGTGTTTGAATATGGACCGAGCAGCCTGTACGGCCCGATCGGGCGTGCGAACCTCAATTCCCCCGAGCTTCGGCTCGAGGTGAAGCCGAACAAGCGGTGGGACGGCTATGTGGCGGGGCGGCCGCTGTGGCTCGAAAGTGCGACCGACACTTTCGCCAGCACGGGCCTGCGAGACGCACGCGGAACTTCAGGCCGCTACGCGGGCACCCAGTTCGATGCGCGTGCACGCTACTGGCTGACCCCGGACCGCGTCCGGATCGCGGCCGGCGCAGCTGTGCTCGCCAAGGGCCGGTTTCTCGAAGACGCCCCCGGTTCTCCCAGCAACGGCAACACCCATTTCGGCTATGTCGAGGTTACATATGGATTTTGA
- a CDS encoding DUF6445 family protein — protein sequence MKPRRILVGNARSPVIVVDAFTGTVPTAIDIAAALAPFPPPQRVHYPGLRRIIDERDHAALFYVENMLQAAAPFIGGGFGIDRFDFIEASFSLITTPPAVLAPVQRAPHFDSTDPNYLAVLHYLRAPAGSGTAFYRHRATGFERITEARMNDYVEVAKRESPRFAPGYIAGSNDFYEQTFMVEAVPDRLIIYQGSLLHSGIIPPGMAFSADPRVGRLTTNIFVQAY from the coding sequence ATGAAGCCCCGGCGCATCCTCGTTGGGAACGCCCGAAGCCCGGTGATCGTGGTCGATGCGTTCACCGGCACGGTCCCGACGGCGATCGACATCGCCGCCGCGCTCGCGCCGTTTCCACCGCCGCAGCGCGTCCACTATCCTGGGCTGCGCCGCATCATCGACGAGCGGGACCATGCCGCTTTATTCTATGTCGAGAACATGCTCCAGGCCGCGGCGCCATTCATCGGCGGCGGCTTCGGAATCGACAGGTTCGATTTCATCGAAGCGAGCTTCTCGCTGATCACCACGCCGCCGGCCGTGCTGGCGCCGGTGCAGCGCGCGCCGCACTTCGACTCCACCGATCCGAACTATCTGGCGGTCCTCCACTATCTTCGTGCGCCGGCCGGCAGCGGCACGGCATTCTACCGTCATCGGGCGACCGGTTTCGAGCGCATCACGGAAGCGCGCATGAACGATTATGTCGAGGTCGCGAAGCGCGAGAGCCCCCGTTTCGCCCCAGGCTACATCGCAGGCTCGAACGACTTTTACGAGCAGACCTTCATGGTCGAGGCGGTGCCGGATCGGCTCATCATCTATCAGGGAAGCCTGCTCCATTCCGGTATCATCCCGCCGGGAATGGCGTTCAGCGCCGATCCGCGGGTCGGGCGCCTGACGACCAACATCTTCGTTCAAGCCTATTGA